The following are encoded together in the Borrelia coriaceae genome:
- a CDS encoding type ISP restriction/modification enzyme, protein MNNIDSKTIFEQFSFTQNKNSNGEHTKDPYLYFYEDFLVKYDKSLRKSKGVYYTPHSVVNFIVSSLNKTLKCNFNLENGFANRNKVTVLDFATGTGTFLLEVIKCILKEIPKQTGKQKDYINEHVLKNIYGFEYLMAPYAVAHLKLSQYLREVCNFKFEIEQSKPQIFLTNTLDLTTISNQKSFKAFLPTISEENKIVNEIKNKPILVILGNPPYNAGSKNNNAYILNLIKSYKTIDNIPLNEKAIISLNDDYVKFIRFSEHKIENADEGLLGIITNNGFLDNIIFRGMRYHLLKTFDEIYIINLHGNLRKKEQTDDGSNDENVFDIQTGVAISIFVKYKDSTKKNEFANVFYKSLKGKRLEKYEFLSTNDIFSIEFEQLNVKAPYYFFVKNNLDDENSYKEGISIKEIFKEYNIGVETQKDKIAVDFTKEELLNKLNDLAYLDEQTARNKYNLKRDSRDWRLPIVQRFLKSTNIDAKYVKKLAYKPFDNRFTYYTNSKGVVSCPCYKIMKHILNIDNNISLVTTRLLSTNRFKHAFISFILVNRDCISSKSYFFPLFLTEEEKSLESSLKENFKESFRNFINDKYPKQFKPQEILGYIYAILNSNIYRVKFYEFLKIDFPKIIFVDSVETFEKLSHLGTNLINAHLLKNTNKLDQSIGTHISNSNEKHIVQKIEYIKETKEIIYNNNSRFTNVPCNVYEFVIGNYQVIKNYLKYRKGRELNIDEIEHLEKVIRVIHYTIDIQNQIDLITCKLQEINT, encoded by the coding sequence ATTAATAACATTGATTCTAAAACAATTTTTGAACAATTTTCATTTACTCAAAATAAAAACTCAAATGGTGAACATACAAAAGACCCATATCTATATTTTTATGAAGACTTTTTAGTTAAATATGACAAAAGCTTAAGGAAAAGTAAGGGGGTATATTACACACCACATTCAGTTGTTAATTTTATTGTGAGTAGTCTGAATAAAACTTTAAAATGTAATTTTAATTTAGAGAATGGTTTTGCAAATAGGAATAAAGTTACTGTGCTAGATTTTGCTACTGGTACTGGCACATTTTTACTTGAAGTCATTAAATGCATTTTAAAAGAAATTCCAAAGCAAACTGGAAAACAAAAAGACTACATCAATGAACATGTGCTTAAGAATATATATGGTTTTGAATATTTAATGGCTCCATATGCGGTTGCTCATTTGAAATTATCTCAATACTTAAGAGAGGTTTGTAATTTCAAGTTTGAAATTGAACAGTCAAAACCACAAATATTCTTAACAAATACTCTTGATTTAACAACAATCTCAAATCAGAAAAGTTTTAAAGCGTTCCTTCCTACAATTAGTGAAGAGAATAAAATTGTTAATGAGATTAAAAATAAACCAATTTTGGTAATTCTTGGCAATCCGCCTTACAATGCAGGATCAAAGAATAATAATGCTTATATCCTAAACTTAATTAAAAGTTATAAAACAATAGACAATATACCACTCAATGAAAAGGCAATAATTTCATTAAATGATGATTATGTCAAATTTATTAGATTTTCAGAACATAAGATTGAAAATGCTGATGAAGGTTTATTAGGTATTATTACTAATAATGGATTTTTAGATAATATAATATTTAGAGGAATGAGATATCATTTACTTAAAACTTTTGATGAAATTTATATTATTAATTTGCATGGTAACTTAAGGAAAAAAGAACAAACAGATGATGGTAGTAATGATGAAAATGTATTTGATATACAAACGGGTGTGGCGATTAGCATATTTGTTAAATATAAAGATTCAACTAAGAAAAATGAATTTGCTAATGTTTTTTACAAGAGCCTTAAAGGAAAGAGATTGGAAAAATATGAATTTTTAAGTACAAATGATATTTTTAGTATTGAATTTGAACAACTTAATGTTAAAGCTCCTTATTATTTCTTTGTTAAAAACAATTTAGATGATGAAAATTCTTACAAAGAAGGAATCTCAATTAAAGAGATATTTAAGGAATATAATATTGGAGTAGAAACCCAAAAAGATAAAATAGCAGTTGATTTCACCAAAGAAGAACTTTTAAATAAATTAAATGACTTGGCTTATCTTGATGAACAAACCGCAAGAAATAAGTATAATTTAAAGAGGGACTCTAGAGACTGGAGGTTGCCAATAGTTCAGCGGTTTTTAAAATCTACAAATATCGATGCAAAATATGTTAAAAAACTAGCTTACAAACCATTCGATAATAGATTTACTTACTACACTAACAGCAAAGGTGTTGTAAGTTGTCCATGTTATAAAATAATGAAACATATACTAAATATTGATAATAATATAAGTTTAGTTACAACAAGACTCCTGTCAACAAATAGATTTAAACATGCTTTCATTTCTTTTATCCTTGTCAATAGAGATTGTATTTCCAGTAAATCTTATTTTTTTCCATTATTTCTTACAGAAGAAGAAAAATCTTTAGAAAGTTCCCTAAAAGAAAATTTCAAAGAAAGTTTTAGAAACTTTATTAATGATAAATATCCTAAACAATTTAAGCCACAAGAAATATTAGGGTACATTTATGCAATACTCAATTCAAATATCTATAGAGTTAAATTTTATGAATTTTTAAAAATAGATTTTCCTAAAATCATTTTTGTAGATTCAGTTGAAACCTTTGAAAAACTTAGTCATTTAGGAACTAACTTAATAAACGCTCACTTACTAAAAAATACGAATAAATTAGATCAAAGTATTGGTACGCATATATCAAATAGCAATGAAAAACACATTGTACAAAAAATTGAATACATAAAAGAAACAAAAGAAATTATTTATAATAATAACAGCAGATTTACAAATGTACCTTGCAATGTATATGAATTTGTTATCGGAAATTATCAAGTAATTAAAAATTATTTAAAGTACAGAAAAGGTAGAGAATTAAATATTGATGAAATTGAACACCTTGAAAAGGTTATTCGAGTGATTCATTATACAATTGATATTCAAAATCAAATTGACTTAATAACTTGTAAACTTCAGGAAATTAATACTTAA
- a CDS encoding variable large family protein produces the protein MKINIKNINIKSICAILFISLFLSYNNSGESVDAEKRLTEVLMDVGKSTENAFYSFIELISDTLGFRVTTETTKQQVGDHFKKLGEKLGEASVELEALAKKAEGEGARDGEGSADRSIALAIREAVDAAKITLSTLKGHLDSLKDIGNGEKVGWAASAAAGVAASGGELKKATDALKGIVELAKKSKAITELKTSDIAVSTIGGSNPEHGIRILGTDSPTANDEAKATAIISKVNGEEILSAITSSNDSDTISSNVNGTTSAIAFAKGSTVSNLAQGTATVSSVSGGIALRSLIKGGKLGATSNLQVVSQGAGTMAANKLIGTVEELIKKTIKITLDTIKTVVDRTRK, from the coding sequence ATGAAAATAAATATTAAAAATATAAATATAAAAAGTATTTGTGCAATATTATTTATCTCTTTATTTCTTTCTTATAATAATTCAGGGGAGAGTGTAGATGCTGAAAAAAGGTTAACTGAAGTACTAATGGATGTAGGTAAAAGTACTGAGAATGCATTTTATTCTTTTATAGAGTTGATCTCAGATACATTAGGTTTTAGAGTAACTACAGAGACAACTAAGCAACAGGTAGGAGATCATTTTAAAAAACTAGGTGAAAAGCTTGGTGAAGCATCAGTAGAATTAGAAGCATTAGCGAAAAAAGCTGAAGGGGAAGGAGCTAGAGATGGAGAAGGTTCTGCAGATAGATCAATAGCCTTAGCAATTAGAGAAGCTGTTGATGCAGCTAAGATTACTTTAAGCACATTAAAAGGCCATTTAGATTCTTTAAAGGATATAGGTAATGGTGAGAAGGTAGGTTGGGCAGCATCAGCAGCTGCAGGAGTAGCAGCAAGTGGAGGTGAATTGAAAAAAGCTACTGATGCTTTAAAAGGAATAGTAGAATTAGCAAAAAAATCTAAAGCCATCACAGAATTAAAAACATCAGATATAGCAGTATCAACAATAGGAGGCAGTAATCCAGAACACGGAATTAGAATATTAGGAACCGATTCTCCAACAGCAAATGATGAAGCAAAAGCAACAGCGATAATATCTAAAGTCAATGGAGAAGAAATATTGTCAGCAATAACTAGTTCAAACGATAGTGATACAATATCAAGCAATGTAAATGGAACCACAAGTGCAATAGCATTTGCAAAGGGAAGTACTGTAAGTAATTTAGCACAAGGTACTGCAACGGTATCATCAGTGTCAGGAGGAATCGCTCTACGTTCGTTAATCAAAGGTGGCAAATTGGGAGCAACATCAAACTTACAGGTAGTATCGCAAGGTGCAGGAACAATGGCTGCTAATAAATTAATAGGAACAGTGGAAGAGTTAATTAAAAAGACAATAAAAATAACACTTGATACAATAAAAACAGTTGTTGATAGAACAAGAAAATAA
- a CDS encoding variable large family protein, whose amino-acid sequence MKINIKNIRVKSICATLFISLFLSLIIGCSQQADSKPQDMAADNNNLINLLDKAGETFFGFLDLVAGSMGFTVTKDTTKKQVGEHFDGLSKQIQVVLEKLKQIITKEGDSQKSKGDILSRTVNKANETLIKLVENLSLLAKIGGDETLKIGEVDSNKQGAQADDVELKKAYEALTGIIKAAESVSINEPKKSSVELTDTGIASLQQDGAKVLASDTSNPTAGDSGKAAAIVSTVTGSEMLAEIFNSKEADAKTGISGGQASAGTSALSFARGGQSATNVAKAGIKPGAVSAGIALRSLVKGGKLASDSAGTDNKAVQLVGVAAASKLVGAVETLIMKTVNKVLEEVKQAITTAKSKTKDLDNMYK is encoded by the coding sequence ATGAAAATAAATATTAAAAATATTAGAGTAAAAAGTATTTGTGCAACATTATTTATCTCTTTATTTTTATCCCTTATTATAGGGTGTTCACAACAAGCAGATTCAAAACCTCAAGATATGGCTGCTGATAATAATAACCTTATTAATTTATTAGATAAGGCCGGAGAAACATTTTTTGGCTTTTTAGATTTAGTGGCAGGCTCTATGGGATTTACTGTAACTAAAGATACAACTAAAAAACAGGTAGGAGAGCATTTTGATGGATTAAGTAAACAAATTCAAGTAGTATTAGAAAAACTAAAACAAATAATAACAAAAGAAGGGGATTCTCAAAAATCTAAAGGAGATATTCTATCAAGAACAGTTAACAAGGCAAATGAAACTTTAATTAAATTAGTAGAAAATTTAAGTTTGTTGGCCAAAATAGGTGGTGATGAGACTTTGAAAATAGGTGAGGTAGACAGTAATAAGCAAGGGGCACAGGCAGATGATGTTGAATTGAAAAAAGCATATGAAGCATTGACAGGAATAATAAAAGCAGCAGAAAGTGTAAGTATTAACGAACCCAAAAAAAGTAGTGTTGAATTGACTGATACAGGAATAGCTTCCTTACAACAGGATGGAGCTAAAGTTTTAGCTTCAGATACTAGTAATCCAACAGCAGGGGATTCAGGTAAAGCAGCAGCAATAGTGTCAACAGTTACTGGTTCTGAGATGCTAGCAGAAATATTTAATTCAAAAGAAGCAGATGCGAAGACAGGAATATCAGGCGGTCAGGCAAGTGCTGGCACAAGTGCGTTATCATTTGCAAGAGGAGGACAATCTGCCACTAATGTAGCAAAAGCTGGAATAAAGCCGGGGGCAGTAAGTGCAGGAATTGCATTACGTTCTTTAGTTAAAGGTGGTAAATTAGCTTCAGACAGTGCTGGTACTGATAACAAGGCAGTACAATTAGTAGGAGTGGCCGCAGCAAGTAAGTTAGTAGGGGCAGTAGAAACCTTAATCATGAAGACAGTAAACAAAGTACTTGAAGAAGTAAAACAAGCTATAACTACTGCAAAAAGTAAAACTAAAGATCTAGATAATATGTATAAATAA
- a CDS encoding variable large family protein, with protein MKINIKNIRIKSICATLFISLFLSCNNGIEELEKRNSFLSSLANLGNDFLSIFSSFGDSLGDVLGFNTDTKKSEVANYFKKIQTTLERTKTGLNNIVTNMKNDNNPNATATETAVNKLVSETLDKIIEGAKTVSEAIGNDGSELLGNVAVHTAATGSKGDGVKNLVKGIKDIVDVVLGEKEGNSDAGTDQKADTTGSRTGGNARDAEAGKLFNDTNAGDNGNAKKSATDAAKAVGAVTGADILKAIAKGDTGGAFKLANAQDEQGNTKIDAVIAGAIALRAMAKNGKFAGPSDDDRGVVAPIVKGTAVSAVTKALDTLTIAIRKTIGDGLKAVKGAMKINSNDTPVINEAKN; from the coding sequence ATGAAAATAAATATTAAAAATATTAGAATAAAAAGTATTTGTGCAACATTGTTTATATCTTTATTCCTTTCTTGTAATAATGGAATAGAAGAACTTGAGAAGAGAAATTCTTTCTTATCCTCACTTGCTAATTTAGGTAATGACTTCTTATCTATCTTCTCTTCTTTTGGGGACTCACTTGGTGATGTTTTAGGTTTTAATACTGATACTAAAAAGTCTGAGGTTGCTAATTACTTTAAGAAAATTCAAACTACTCTAGAAAGAACTAAGACAGGCCTTAATAACATTGTTACTAACATGAAAAATGACAATAATCCTAATGCTACTGCAACTGAGACTGCTGTTAACAAATTAGTTAGTGAAACACTTGATAAAATAATTGAAGGAGCTAAGACTGTTAGTGAGGCTATTGGTAATGATGGTAGTGAACTACTTGGTAATGTTGCTGTTCACACAGCTGCTACAGGTTCTAAAGGTGATGGTGTGAAAAATTTAGTAAAAGGGATTAAAGATATAGTAGATGTTGTGCTTGGCGAAAAAGAAGGAAATTCTGATGCTGGTACCGATCAGAAAGCTGATACTACGGGCTCGAGAACCGGTGGCAATGCTCGAGATGCTGAAGCAGGAAAGTTGTTTAACGATACTAATGCTGGTGATAATGGAAATGCAAAAAAATCAGCAACCGATGCAGCGAAAGCTGTTGGAGCAGTAACTGGAGCAGATATATTAAAAGCTATTGCTAAAGGTGATACTGGTGGTGCTTTTAAATTAGCAAATGCTCAAGATGAACAGGGTAATACTAAAATAGATGCAGTTATAGCAGGAGCTATAGCATTAAGAGCAATGGCTAAAAATGGTAAATTTGCTGGTCCTAGTGATGATGATAGAGGAGTTGTTGCTCCTATAGTTAAAGGGACGGCAGTAAGTGCAGTAACTAAAGCATTAGATACATTGACTATAGCAATAAGAAAAACAATTGGTGATGGCCTTAAAGCTGTTAAAGGGGCAATGAAAATTAATTCTAATGATACTCCTGTGATTAATGAGGCTAAGAATTAA
- a CDS encoding variable large family protein, whose amino-acid sequence MKINIKNIRIKSICATLFISLFLSCNSGVIEELEKKKTFADSLVNIGHSFQEIFTSFGNTIGDALGFSAVKSTDNRSAVGDHFKKIGDGLTATKNKLNELSSKISETKNSDTKGVENAIKGANDVFDKLITALTKLAGVTKATDKIGDAETGGAPKPALVDDIKIIITEIKEIIGTAIGSGVKIDIGKAGDPVTNDGSKAPAVLVGKGNNKADANAGPALAGGVAQADPWAMLDKIKDAKTGTVLAASNYDAGELATAVAGVGVNNVGAKTNADLAAAVALKAMTQGGKFSAQNSDEEGAVKGAATSAVNKVLGVLDEIIRKTVSKSLEKVREAIQGIQYSETTSETTEGKN is encoded by the coding sequence ATGAAAATAAATATTAAAAATATTAGAATAAAAAGTATTTGTGCAACATTATTTATCTCTTTATTCCTTTCTTGTAATAGTGGAGTAATAGAAGAGCTTGAAAAGAAAAAGACTTTTGCTGATTCTCTTGTAAATATAGGTCATAGCTTTCAAGAAATATTCACTTCTTTTGGGAATACAATAGGAGACGCATTAGGATTTAGCGCTGTTAAATCTACTGATAATAGAAGTGCAGTAGGAGACCATTTTAAGAAAATAGGAGATGGACTAACAGCAACTAAGAATAAGTTAAATGAATTATCAAGTAAAATATCTGAAACAAAAAATTCTGATACTAAAGGCGTTGAAAATGCAATTAAAGGTGCAAATGATGTTTTTGACAAACTAATTACTGCATTAACTAAACTTGCTGGAGTAACTAAGGCTACTGATAAGATTGGTGATGCAGAGACCGGTGGTGCGCCAAAGCCTGCTCTTGTTGATGATATTAAAATTATTATTACAGAAATTAAAGAGATAATTGGTACTGCTATTGGCTCTGGAGTAAAGATTGATATTGGAAAAGCCGGTGATCCGGTAACTAATGATGGGTCTAAGGCCCCTGCTGTGCTTGTTGGTAAAGGTAATAATAAAGCTGATGCTAATGCTGGTCCTGCTTTAGCTGGAGGAGTTGCTCAAGCTGATCCGTGGGCAATGCTCGATAAAATCAAAGATGCTAAAACAGGTACTGTTCTTGCTGCTAGCAATTATGATGCTGGAGAACTAGCAACTGCTGTTGCTGGTGTTGGAGTTAATAATGTTGGAGCAAAGACAAATGCTGACTTAGCAGCAGCTGTTGCTCTTAAAGCAATGACTCAGGGTGGTAAATTTAGTGCTCAAAATTCTGATGAAGAGGGCGCAGTTAAAGGGGCAGCAACAAGTGCTGTAAATAAGGTATTAGGAGTATTAGACGAAATAATTAGAAAAACAGTATCAAAAAGTTTAGAGAAAGTAAGAGAAGCTATTCAGGGCATACAATATTCAGAGACTACTAGTGAGACAACTGAAGGTAAGAACTGA
- a CDS encoding variable large family protein, producing MKINIKNIRVKSICATLFISIFLACNNGIEELEKQRDSILSISNLRQQFLDIFTSFGEMFTDTLGIRADTTKSDIGKYFTKFAYTINKTKEKLNDIVAENGNYPKVKEEVEKFIKETLDKISEGAKEAAKGATGAGAIGNAKQGQNAAPAKVDSVNSLIKGIKAIVEVVSKGQGDAEVSKINNNQQKIIGKLLGVNASDGTEQQAAAASASIGAVTGTDILKAISKSGIATNKAITSVTNAAEIAVANAASEEFSSSLKDDAVIAAGIALRAMAENGTFVGNNTNSDSKNVNAVNGVVANAVTKVLSTLTIAIRNTVDVGLKEISKVLGEVKQRESFGE from the coding sequence ATGAAAATAAATATTAAAAATATTAGAGTAAAAAGTATTTGTGCAACATTATTTATCTCTATATTCCTTGCTTGTAATAATGGAATAGAAGAACTTGAAAAGCAAAGGGATTCTATACTCTCTATATCTAATTTAAGACAACAATTCTTAGATATTTTTACTTCCTTTGGTGAGATGTTTACTGATACTTTGGGAATAAGAGCTGATACTACAAAAAGCGATATAGGAAAGTATTTTACTAAGTTTGCTTACACTATTAACAAAACTAAAGAAAAATTAAATGATATTGTGGCAGAAAATGGTAATTATCCAAAAGTAAAGGAAGAGGTTGAGAAATTTATTAAAGAGACATTAGATAAGATTTCAGAAGGGGCTAAAGAAGCAGCTAAAGGAGCTACAGGCGCAGGTGCTATTGGAAACGCTAAGCAAGGGCAAAATGCTGCTCCAGCAAAAGTTGACAGTGTTAATTCATTAATTAAGGGAATTAAAGCAATTGTTGAGGTGGTATCAAAAGGACAAGGTGATGCAGAGGTTAGTAAGATCAATAATAATCAGCAAAAAATAATAGGTAAATTGCTTGGTGTGAATGCTTCTGATGGAACAGAACAACAAGCTGCAGCAGCAAGTGCATCAATTGGAGCCGTAACTGGTACCGATATATTAAAAGCTATATCAAAGTCAGGAATTGCTACTAATAAAGCTATTACTTCAGTAACTAATGCAGCAGAGATTGCAGTTGCTAATGCAGCCTCCGAAGAGTTTAGTAGTTCATTAAAAGATGATGCAGTAATAGCCGCAGGAATCGCATTGAGAGCTATGGCAGAGAATGGTACATTTGTGGGTAACAACACTAACTCTGATAGCAAAAATGTTAATGCAGTCAATGGAGTGGTAGCAAATGCAGTAACTAAAGTTTTGAGTACACTAACAATAGCAATCAGAAATACAGTGGATGTTGGGTTAAAAGAGATTAGTAAAGTATTAGGAGAAGTTAAACAGAGAGAAAGTTTTGGAGAATAA
- a CDS encoding variable large family protein → MKINIKNIGVKSICATLFISLFLSCNNSGESAEAENRLNSVLMDVGRSTENVFYSFIDLISDTLGFRVTAETKKSDVAGYFGGLGEKLGKASERLEEVAKKSEVEGAKERPIALAIREAVDTAKKTLETLKGHLESLKSIGDSNKVGCAATGDTQGVSANPGELKNIFKALREIVELAKVSGVIKALDAGNTTLKVGGVGVDNKDGAKILSTNGGATQNAPAKAAAILASVSGGEMLASIVGSQEGDADTGVSGNADGSTSALKFAKGGTAGNLANSENAKAAAVAGGIALRSLVKEGKLAAGGNNGSTGEQKESEGVGITAANKLLVAVEDIIKKTVKNVLGKAKGEIDKARGPKSAVLEPSK, encoded by the coding sequence ATGAAAATAAATATTAAAAATATTGGAGTAAAAAGTATTTGTGCAACATTATTTATCTCTCTTTTCCTTTCTTGTAATAATTCAGGGGAGAGTGCAGAAGCTGAAAATAGATTAAATTCAGTACTAATGGATGTAGGTAGAAGTACTGAGAATGTTTTTTACTCTTTTATTGATCTTATATCAGATACACTAGGCTTTAGAGTAACTGCAGAGACAAAAAAGAGTGATGTGGCAGGTTATTTTGGTGGTCTGGGTGAGAAACTTGGAAAAGCATCAGAAAGGTTAGAAGAAGTAGCAAAAAAGTCAGAAGTGGAAGGAGCTAAAGAGAGACCAATAGCTTTAGCCATTAGAGAAGCTGTTGATACAGCTAAGAAGACATTGGAGACATTAAAAGGACATTTAGAATCCTTAAAAAGCATAGGTGATTCTAACAAGGTGGGTTGTGCGGCAACCGGTGATACACAAGGAGTATCAGCAAATCCAGGTGAGTTAAAAAATATATTTAAAGCATTAAGAGAAATTGTAGAATTAGCAAAAGTTTCAGGTGTTATTAAAGCATTAGACGCTGGAAATACAACATTGAAAGTTGGAGGAGTAGGGGTAGATAATAAAGATGGAGCCAAAATATTATCTACAAATGGAGGTGCAACACAAAATGCTCCAGCTAAAGCAGCAGCAATACTAGCAAGTGTAAGTGGTGGGGAAATGCTAGCTTCAATAGTTGGATCACAAGAGGGAGATGCAGATACAGGGGTATCAGGCAATGCAGATGGTTCAACAAGTGCATTAAAATTTGCAAAAGGAGGAACGGCAGGTAACCTAGCAAATTCTGAAAACGCTAAAGCAGCAGCAGTAGCAGGAGGAATAGCATTACGTTCTTTGGTTAAAGAGGGTAAACTAGCAGCAGGAGGAAACAATGGTAGTACAGGCGAACAAAAAGAATCAGAAGGAGTAGGAATAACTGCAGCAAATAAATTATTAGTGGCAGTAGAAGATATAATTAAAAAGACAGTAAAAAATGTTCTTGGGAAAGCTAAAGGAGAAATAGATAAAGCAAGAGGTCCAAAATCAGCAGTTTTAGAACCAAGTAAGTAA